The Metallosphaera hakonensis JCM 8857 = DSM 7519 genome includes the window GCTGAGGAGAACCTCATCTGCAGCTCTCGCCATGTTAGCGAAGTCGGTAAAGGATGGAACACTTGAAGATAGAACAATAGCAAAGGCATACGACATAGTTAACCGGTACCTTAAAGAGAAGAACATAGTGGAGGCCATATCCAAGTTTGGCGACATATCATTCTCTGGGGAATATATCTCGATGCCGGACTATTTGACCTATATACAGGCCAGTGGTAGAACCTCTAGACTGTATGGAGGGCATCTAACCACGGGCCTTTCTGTTCTCCTCGTAGATGATTCATTTCTGTTCACACTTCTCAAGAAGAAGCTTAGTTTCATTCTAGATGAAATGAACTGGAGTTTGTTTGACTTGGAGAGGGAGAAAGTCGGTGACAGAGAGCTAAGCGAAGTTATTAAGCAGATTGATGCGGAGAGATCTGAAATAATAAAGAGGAAATCGTTGGGTGCAGTCTCAGCCCCTATGGAGAAAATAAAGACCGTACTTTTAATTGTTGAATCACCGAATAAAGCCAAGACCATTTCGAATTTCTTCTCTAGGCCGAGCATAAGGGAGTTTGACGGATTGAGGGTCTATGAGACTGTGGTAGGAGATAAGATATTGATGGTAACTGCGAGCGGAGGGCATGTTTACGATCTCACAACTAAGGACTTAGGTATTCATGGGGTGATGGTTAAAAGTAACGATGAGGTTGAAATAGTACCGTTCTATAACACGATTAAAAGGTGCGCTAACGGTCACCAATTTACTGAATATACGGAAAATCAACTCTGTCCCATATGTTCATCCTCTGAAGTGAGAGACAAGAGGTCAGCGATAAATAGCCTAAGAAAATTGGTATTGGAGGCGGACGAAGTTATCATAGGGTCGGATCCTGATGTAGAAGGTGAAAAGATTGCGTGGGATCTTTACCTCAATCTTAGACCCTTTAATTCTAAAATTTACAGGGCCGAGTTTCATGAAGTCACAAGAAGGGCAATAATGGAAGCCATAAGTTCCCCAAGGAATTTTTCGGTCAATATGTTACGTTCCCAGTTAGTTAGAAGGATAGAAGATCGTTGGATAGGCTTTAAACTATCAAGTTTACTTAAGGAAAAGTTCTGGAAAGAATATTGCGTTAATGTTTTACGTGAAAATAACTGTGATGCGGGTAATCGGAATCTCAGCGCAGGAAGGGTTCAGACACCAGTTTTGGGTTGGGTTATTGCTCGCTATCACGATTATCAGAACACCAGAAGGAAAGTATATGTAGCAAAGCCAGAGACAGGGAATTACAATGTTCTTTTATCTAAACAACCAGGTATCAGGAAGAACTCGACCATCAAGCTAATTATTAATAAAGTGGAAACCAGACAGGAGACAATAGGACCTTTCCCTGCCTATACAACAGACACTTACCTAGCAGACGCATCAACTTTCTTCTCAATCTCAGCTCAAGAAGCCATGAGAATAGCTCAAGAGCTATTCGAGAACGGTCTCATTACCTATCATAGAACTGATAGCACGAGAATATCCAATGTTGGAATTGGAATAGCCGAATCTTACCTCAAGGATATATTAGGAGATGATTACAAGGAAGTATTTGTTCCGAGAAGCTGGGGAGAGGGAGGAGCTCATGAGGCCATAAGACCAACTAAGCCTCTCAACGGTGAGCAGATACGGGCCATGATAGAAGAAGGAGAGATAGAGCCCTCCAAGAGGCTGACATACAATCACTACAGGCTTTACGATATGATATTTAGGAGGTTCCTATCTAGCCAGCTGGTTCCTTTAATCGTGGAAAAAGAGATTGTTTCACTATCCGCAAAGAAAGGTAAGATTGAGCTCAAATTGGAGACAAATGTAATTGAGCAGGTTACAAAGGTGAAGTTGTCAAAGGATGCTAATATACCCCTAGAGAGCCTTTATATTCCGTTTAGATCAATTGGAGAACCCGTGACCAAGCAAATTAAAGGCGAATTGCCAGCTGAGATAAATGCTACAATTGTAGGATCATTTCAAAAGAGTGATTACACATTATATACGCAAGGAGAACTTGTATCCTTGATGAAGCAAAGAAAGATAGGACGACCAAGTACTTATGCCACAATAATATCTACTCTGATAAGGAGAGGCTACGTTTTTGAAACAATGAAGGTCAAAAGATTAATTCCTTCTCCACTCGGAGAATGCGTACATAAATTCCTGGATTATAAGAACTCTAAAGGAAGTTGTGCATACGAATTTCCAGATTATAGTTATTCCAAGTTTGTATCAGAAGATAGAACCAGATATTTGCTAGAGAGGATGGATCTAATCGAGGAAGGAAAGGAGGATTATAGGCAAGTATTAAAGCAATTGTACTACGAAATACAGGAGATAAGGTGAAACTGTCATGCTGATATCACTTACCCACTTGAAGTTGAAAGAAATGGCGAAAAAACACAATATAGAGAAGGCTAAAAAGCTAGTAAAGACTGCAAAGGAAAGAGGAGCTAAGTTAGTAGTGTTACCATCTCTTTTCCCGGTTGGTAACGGATTTGAAGTATATGACAATGAGAAAAAAATGAGAAGTATGGTGAAAAATTTGGCTGAGAAGATACCCGGTAACGCATCGGAAATTGTTATAAAGCTCGCTATGGAAGGACAAGTTCACGTAATTGCTGGTCCTTTATTAGAGCAGGCCGGTCCTAAAGTATTTTTAACTACTTTAGTCATTTCCCCAGACGGCGAAATAATAGGTAAGTACAGAAAGGTTGCGTCTTCGGAAAAAGACATAAGGTTAGGTATTTCCAATGGTAAAGAACCTATGCACGTGGTTCTAGACAGGAAATATGGGTTAATAGCTGAGGACGATTTAATGTCTCCTGAAATAAACAGGCTCCTTTATTTTGGTGGATCACAGGCTGTTATAGGGACCATGAAGGCATACGGAAAGCGACAGGAATCAATAAAGCATTTGGCTATAACCAGGACCCTTGAAAACGATACTTCCTACCTGGTTAATGGCGAGATCATAGAAAACGAAGAAGGAGAGATTATAGGTTATTCGCCGACTTTCATTACTACGCCTGATTCGCTGATATATAAGGAGGCCAATGAGGAGGATTCTATAGTCCTTGTCGAAAGTTCTATGATAGCAACCCCCCATGATAATATGATAGCTAAAGCCGGTTACCTAGAATCCATAATCACAGGATTATGTAAAAGTATAAAAAGAGTTAAAACAGAAACTATTTCGCAATCAGTTAAGGATCACACAGCAACGTAAATAGCAGTTCTCCTATTTCTGTACGCTTCCTTTATTGTTCCTTGTTGATTTAGATCTTTTAGAATTCTTTTGGCCACGCTTAATGTGATGTTGGCCTTAGTTGCAAGGGCGTAAGGAGTAATAATTTTCTCTTTCTTTATCTCCTCCTGTACCTTCTTTACCATTTCGTCACTGATAGTG containing:
- the rgy gene encoding reverse gyrase; translation: MIADELLPDVVYMDSCPNCGSDITSIRLGNGMVCEKCIIKDDVLVKDLHDLIDLLDRQGTLRMLRQVKEILYEEKKVNEIFQRIVGSNPLGPQRSWIIRALRGESFAIVAPPGLGKTTFGIIMSLYYASMQEKSLLIFPTKTLVSQVVQKIQEMGKVLNPPPRLMYYMSGMSQSKKDELVKSLKEGDFDILVSTSRYVIDHLDEINRINYKYLFVDDVDAVLKSGRSSLTILKLMGFTEDNVREVKELLKTARDDVSSFEKIRKIRENFQRNRIAVFSSATITKSNPVFSSLMGFKPGGSTIYLRNVIDSFVETDNILEKTVEIVQRLGAGGLVFVPIDRGLAFAKEISDRLASVKASVVSSNTTRKLEDFENGSLDVLVGVATHYGLLVRGIDLPWRVRYAVFAGIPKFRFKLGETMHPLAMLRILTLLSVVLRDPEVTRLLRFVRLRLRRTSSAALAMLAKSVKDGTLEDRTIAKAYDIVNRYLKEKNIVEAISKFGDISFSGEYISMPDYLTYIQASGRTSRLYGGHLTTGLSVLLVDDSFLFTLLKKKLSFILDEMNWSLFDLEREKVGDRELSEVIKQIDAERSEIIKRKSLGAVSAPMEKIKTVLLIVESPNKAKTISNFFSRPSIREFDGLRVYETVVGDKILMVTASGGHVYDLTTKDLGIHGVMVKSNDEVEIVPFYNTIKRCANGHQFTEYTENQLCPICSSSEVRDKRSAINSLRKLVLEADEVIIGSDPDVEGEKIAWDLYLNLRPFNSKIYRAEFHEVTRRAIMEAISSPRNFSVNMLRSQLVRRIEDRWIGFKLSSLLKEKFWKEYCVNVLRENNCDAGNRNLSAGRVQTPVLGWVIARYHDYQNTRRKVYVAKPETGNYNVLLSKQPGIRKNSTIKLIINKVETRQETIGPFPAYTTDTYLADASTFFSISAQEAMRIAQELFENGLITYHRTDSTRISNVGIGIAESYLKDILGDDYKEVFVPRSWGEGGAHEAIRPTKPLNGEQIRAMIEEGEIEPSKRLTYNHYRLYDMIFRRFLSSQLVPLIVEKEIVSLSAKKGKIELKLETNVIEQVTKVKLSKDANIPLESLYIPFRSIGEPVTKQIKGELPAEINATIVGSFQKSDYTLYTQGELVSLMKQRKIGRPSTYATIISTLIRRGYVFETMKVKRLIPSPLGECVHKFLDYKNSKGSCAYEFPDYSYSKFVSEDRTRYLLERMDLIEEGKEDYRQVLKQLYYEIQEIR
- a CDS encoding carbon-nitrogen hydrolase family protein produces the protein MLISLTHLKLKEMAKKHNIEKAKKLVKTAKERGAKLVVLPSLFPVGNGFEVYDNEKKMRSMVKNLAEKIPGNASEIVIKLAMEGQVHVIAGPLLEQAGPKVFLTTLVISPDGEIIGKYRKVASSEKDIRLGISNGKEPMHVVLDRKYGLIAEDDLMSPEINRLLYFGGSQAVIGTMKAYGKRQESIKHLAITRTLENDTSYLVNGEIIENEEGEIIGYSPTFITTPDSLIYKEANEEDSIVLVESSMIATPHDNMIAKAGYLESIITGLCKSIKRVKTETISQSVKDHTAT
- a CDS encoding 30S ribosomal protein S25e — translated: MGGASKKPISNVEKKLKKEAEAQQKKEKKKVSKTGNEVISKNITISDEMVKKVQEEIKKEKIITPYALATKANITLSVAKRILKDLNQQGTIKEAYRNRRTAIYVAV